A portion of the Candidatus Binataceae bacterium genome contains these proteins:
- a CDS encoding AAA family ATPase, giving the protein MAVLGRKTEGRKGALRVLLIGEDEERRAEVTSALEALGGDPPLEIYAASPAAGSESSNGTAPADVTMVVFNGNEEASLNYLQKEAERSPRPALFALVRERSPGLMRQILRAGADELLFLPLDPGEAMRALLKVSESHRREELEHGGIVCSVVSTVGGVGVTSLAANLALALRYTLSKRVGLVDLDLQSGSLAVALNLEPERTIMALTEQDKKLDSIQLEAALTKHSSGIYLLAAPKRIEDSELVSDVTLGAALDLMKRLFDFIVVDCGGYINENVVAVWERSDHLFYVLEQSIAAARSCWRFIELFARLGLSGVQPHFVLSRYVPHHPISEEQITNTLGRPIFAKIPRDEKALERVQLRAQDLWQCAPNSALTKAYEDLARRLAAGDEASAGDRGLMSRLLGKFGARS; this is encoded by the coding sequence GTGGCAGTGCTAGGCCGAAAGACCGAAGGGCGCAAGGGTGCGCTGCGCGTCCTGCTGATCGGCGAGGACGAGGAACGGCGAGCCGAAGTTACCAGCGCCTTGGAGGCGCTCGGCGGCGACCCGCCGCTGGAAATTTACGCCGCCTCGCCGGCGGCGGGTTCCGAGAGCAGCAACGGAACCGCGCCTGCGGACGTCACGATGGTGGTGTTCAACGGCAACGAAGAGGCGTCGTTGAACTATCTTCAGAAGGAGGCCGAGCGCTCGCCGCGGCCGGCGCTCTTTGCACTGGTGCGCGAGCGCTCGCCTGGGCTGATGCGCCAGATCCTGCGGGCGGGCGCGGATGAGTTGCTGTTTCTGCCGCTCGACCCAGGGGAAGCGATGCGCGCGCTGCTCAAGGTCAGCGAATCGCATCGGCGCGAGGAGCTCGAACACGGCGGTATCGTATGCTCGGTGGTGAGCACCGTGGGCGGGGTCGGGGTGACCAGCCTCGCGGCCAACCTCGCACTGGCGTTGCGTTATACGCTGAGCAAGCGGGTTGGCCTGGTTGATCTTGACTTGCAGTCGGGCAGCCTCGCGGTGGCGCTCAATCTGGAGCCCGAGCGCACGATCATGGCGCTCACCGAGCAGGATAAGAAACTTGATTCGATCCAGCTCGAGGCGGCGCTCACCAAGCACAGCTCGGGAATCTACCTGCTGGCGGCGCCCAAGCGGATCGAGGACAGCGAGCTGGTTTCCGACGTGACGCTGGGCGCGGCGCTGGACCTGATGAAGCGCCTGTTCGATTTCATCGTGGTGGACTGCGGCGGCTATATCAACGAGAACGTGGTGGCGGTATGGGAGCGCTCCGATCATCTGTTCTACGTGCTGGAACAGTCGATCGCAGCCGCGCGAAGCTGCTGGCGGTTTATTGAGTTGTTCGCCCGGCTGGGGCTCAGCGGGGTGCAGCCGCACTTCGTCCTCAGCCGTTATGTTCCCCATCACCCCATCAGCGAGGAGCAGATCACCAACACTTTGGGCCGCCCGATCTTCGCCAAGATCCCGCGCGACGAGAAGGCGCTGGAGCGCGTGCAGTTGCGCGCCCAGGACCTCTGGCAATGCGCGCCCAACTCGGCGCTGACTAAAGCCTACGAAGATCTCGCGCGGCGGCTGGCCGCCGGCGACGAGGCCTCGGCGGGGGATCGCGGACTGATGTCGCGTCTGCTCGGAAAATTTGGTGCCCGCTCCTGA
- a CDS encoding pilus assembly protein N-terminal domain-containing protein: MVKAIKESARAARASYGTAFPRRLLVAAAAVAALMVAGRPAVAASHRKVSVALNAGESYTIDNIAKDSTPGVKVLDNPHAMVVNSDAPGKMVLLGAEPGAWNIDVTLADGDKVTYAVDVKALAKPAAAAAHADSAPTAGEGSSRPETATAAPIAKPGDVGSGSVAGTHAAMAASAAAKTSPTGADSASGSTASASGAPTDSSAAAAPSSTVEPVKVASAAPVAPMASDASADSRTPGTAPKPAAGATALAAASAPSADPSAAGTSAPAARAEAGATMAPSQTVAAVQAPIEKFSTNPPAVIPPPLPPSGEKHFLPDEGIDMMVGTSEVVDFPTRIRRVSVADSKVADIQVINPYELNLVGHQPGFTTLAVWDTQGRYVERQIRVDASGKQQVLLNVIVAEINRSNTEAFGINFSFALPRWNVSFVNMVGGVATPYTATSPLTANALISSNPPVTVSSSANGTLPAEGTIIPLLLSQNLTYGLAASNDNINTQSFFQFLETHQLARILAEPHLLANSGEKAEFLSGGEIPIVIAQALNTSIVFKQFGTSVAFVPTVVGQDDIELKVKPEVSEPDFAHGVQLFGFSIPAFITRRAETMVRLKNNQTLIIAGLLLNEKREQVNKVPYLGDIPLVRGLFRNTAYSNTNTDLVMTVTPQLVAPVPANGQVVLPTDRGPLTDSEVQTRRVYPPSAARPRF, encoded by the coding sequence ATGGTCAAAGCAATAAAAGAAAGCGCGCGCGCCGCGCGCGCTTCGTACGGTACCGCTTTTCCGCGCCGCCTGCTGGTTGCAGCTGCGGCTGTGGCGGCACTGATGGTGGCCGGGCGGCCGGCGGTGGCCGCCTCGCATCGCAAAGTCTCGGTGGCGCTCAACGCGGGGGAGAGCTACACGATTGACAATATCGCCAAGGACTCGACCCCGGGCGTCAAGGTGCTCGACAATCCGCACGCGATGGTGGTCAACAGCGACGCGCCGGGCAAAATGGTCCTGCTCGGCGCCGAGCCGGGCGCCTGGAACATCGACGTTACGCTCGCTGACGGCGACAAGGTCACCTACGCAGTCGATGTTAAAGCGCTCGCCAAGCCCGCGGCGGCCGCCGCACATGCGGATTCGGCGCCTACGGCGGGCGAAGGCTCGTCGCGGCCAGAAACCGCGACGGCCGCTCCCATAGCCAAGCCAGGCGACGTCGGAAGCGGCTCGGTGGCGGGGACCCACGCTGCGATGGCGGCCAGTGCCGCAGCCAAGACCTCGCCGACGGGCGCTGATTCCGCTTCGGGCTCGACGGCGAGCGCGTCGGGCGCGCCCACGGATTCCTCCGCGGCCGCCGCACCGTCGAGCACGGTCGAACCGGTGAAAGTGGCTTCAGCCGCGCCCGTAGCGCCCATGGCCAGCGACGCCTCGGCGGATTCTCGAACCCCGGGTACGGCGCCCAAGCCTGCGGCGGGCGCCACGGCGCTTGCGGCGGCATCCGCACCCAGCGCCGATCCGTCGGCGGCTGGCACGAGCGCACCGGCCGCGCGGGCTGAGGCGGGCGCCACCATGGCGCCCAGCCAGACGGTAGCCGCAGTGCAGGCGCCGATCGAGAAATTCAGCACCAATCCGCCGGCGGTGATCCCGCCTCCGCTACCGCCCTCGGGCGAGAAGCACTTTTTGCCTGACGAAGGCATCGACATGATGGTGGGAACGTCGGAGGTGGTGGATTTTCCGACCCGCATTCGGCGCGTCTCGGTAGCCGACAGCAAAGTCGCCGACATCCAGGTGATCAACCCCTACGAACTCAACCTGGTCGGCCATCAGCCCGGGTTCACTACGCTGGCGGTGTGGGACACGCAGGGCCGCTACGTCGAGCGTCAGATTCGCGTCGACGCCAGCGGCAAGCAGCAAGTGCTGCTCAACGTGATCGTGGCCGAGATCAACCGCTCGAACACCGAGGCCTTCGGGATCAACTTCTCCTTTGCGCTGCCGCGATGGAACGTTTCGTTCGTCAACATGGTCGGCGGTGTGGCGACCCCGTACACCGCGACCAGCCCACTGACCGCTAACGCGCTGATCTCGTCCAATCCGCCGGTGACGGTTTCCTCGAGCGCGAACGGCACGCTGCCCGCGGAAGGTACGATCATTCCGTTGTTGCTCTCGCAGAACCTGACCTACGGCTTGGCGGCGTCCAACGACAACATCAACACCCAGAGCTTCTTCCAGTTCCTTGAAACCCATCAACTGGCTAGAATCCTGGCCGAGCCGCATTTGCTGGCGAACTCGGGCGAGAAGGCCGAGTTCCTCTCGGGTGGCGAGATTCCGATCGTGATCGCCCAGGCGCTCAACACCTCGATCGTTTTCAAGCAGTTCGGTACTTCGGTAGCATTCGTGCCGACGGTGGTCGGCCAGGATGACATCGAGCTGAAGGTCAAGCCCGAGGTTTCCGAGCCCGACTTCGCGCACGGCGTGCAGCTGTTCGGCTTTTCAATCCCGGCCTTCATCACACGGCGCGCGGAGACGATGGTACGGCTGAAGAACAACCAGACCCTGATTATCGCCGGTCTGCTGCTCAACGAGAAGCGCGAGCAGGTCAACAAGGTGCCCTACCTCGGCGATATTCCGCTCGTGCGGGGGCTGTTCCGCAATACGGCCTACAGCAACACCAACACCGACCTGGTCATGACGGTGACTCCACAGTTGGTGGCACCGGTGCCCGCCAACGGCCAGGTGGTGTTGCCCACCGACCGTGGTCCGCTCACTGACAGTGAAGTCCAGACGAGGAGGGTTTATCCGCCCAGTGCCGCCCGCCCGCGCTTCTAA
- the cpaB gene encoding Flp pilus assembly protein CpaB — translation MRRSLLFMMLAGVAALVAALVVYSALKRREREVQEAMAQSVNVVVAAHDLHIGTKLDPAAVKLTRWSRDSVPPGAFTDVSAVIGKFTKTPFVENEPIVGNRLFTGVKTAGVMPLLIPPGMRAMSVPVDEVSDIAGFVLPGAHVDVLVALQDPATNNQPFSKIVLQNVETLAVAQEIEQGKDEPKVVKVVTLLVTPEEAERLALASREGNLRLALRNYEDTKVVMTNGANVPALLRGTNAPPLIAQQAPAVSRVAAPRHARPKAVKIEILRDGNKSESISFVHGRSARNASSLNNTTVGSAAAEFETAGIEAATPAVESRPAAAVAATGARPSAGAPRGRAASPSDSVGFASSAPGAIPFASEPNSKTIDVP, via the coding sequence ATGAGACGATCGCTGTTGTTCATGATGCTCGCCGGCGTCGCGGCGCTGGTGGCTGCACTGGTCGTCTACTCGGCGCTCAAGCGGCGCGAGCGCGAAGTCCAGGAGGCGATGGCGCAGTCGGTCAACGTGGTGGTGGCTGCGCACGATCTCCATATCGGCACCAAGCTTGATCCGGCGGCGGTCAAGCTCACCCGGTGGTCACGCGACAGCGTGCCGCCTGGCGCGTTCACTGACGTTTCCGCGGTGATCGGCAAGTTCACCAAAACGCCCTTCGTCGAGAACGAGCCGATCGTCGGCAACCGCCTGTTCACAGGCGTGAAGACTGCGGGCGTGATGCCACTATTGATCCCGCCGGGGATGCGCGCGATGTCGGTGCCGGTGGACGAAGTCAGTGACATCGCGGGCTTCGTTCTGCCCGGCGCGCATGTCGATGTCCTCGTGGCGCTCCAGGATCCGGCCACCAACAACCAGCCTTTCTCCAAGATCGTTCTGCAAAACGTCGAAACGCTGGCGGTGGCGCAGGAGATCGAACAGGGCAAGGACGAGCCGAAAGTGGTCAAGGTTGTCACCTTGCTGGTCACGCCGGAGGAAGCCGAGCGATTGGCTCTGGCCAGCCGCGAGGGCAATCTGCGTCTGGCGCTGCGCAACTACGAAGACACCAAGGTTGTGATGACCAACGGCGCCAACGTGCCGGCCTTGCTGCGCGGCACCAATGCGCCGCCGCTGATTGCGCAGCAGGCGCCTGCAGTGTCACGTGTCGCTGCGCCGCGCCATGCGCGTCCCAAGGCGGTCAAGATCGAAATTCTGCGCGATGGCAACAAGAGCGAATCGATTTCCTTCGTGCACGGCCGCAGCGCGCGTAACGCGTCAAGCCTGAACAACACCACCGTGGGCTCGGCCGCCGCAGAGTTCGAAACGGCCGGGATCGAGGCGGCGACTCCCGCGGTTGAATCGCGGCCGGCGGCGGCAGTAGCGGCCACTGGCGCGCGCCCATCCGCCGGCGCGCCCCGCGGCCGTGCGGCCTCGCCGTCGGACAGCGTGGGCTTTGCTTCGAGTGCGCCAGGCGCGATTCCATTCGCCTCGGAGCCTAATTCGAAGACTATCGACGTTCCGTGA